A section of the Salmo salar chromosome ssa05, Ssal_v3.1, whole genome shotgun sequence genome encodes:
- the LOC106604406 gene encoding bromodomain-containing protein 8 isoform X3: protein MSSGVGKHKMLSVGPTEPWSLREKLCLASSVMRSGDQNWVSVSRAIKPFSEQGRPPDWFSQKHCASQYSELLETTEAPKRKRGEKGEVVETIEDVIVRRLTAERIEELKKLLRDTQDKYRKLKKEVDLIQTGHLDSRLEELWTDVSQKKKQDEDEADLKRKTIDTAYQARQAVKNTPKRVPSVTVRSPLGASPTSMEAQTDTPTPPTDTAMPQAEETSGTTVAQGVAVFLPSSDAPMALPKEGSLGSLVEDSPQKRLLSQKSTPPPSPLLSELLKKGSLISASPRLVVEGDVAAAGLANGGVPTTTLAIPAGFEVASSVGEAVVKAELGEEVELVKEVGLVEEDLVAVSYMGDELDLETVGDIIAIIEEKVDDSVEALDAAAVEAALSLCEEAVSAGHSLSGPWEAHDLKSSEPGPTVQSDPTQGLQGGAGANPGGLEPETERGREEAKEGLETVGTDVAPSVAADDGLAGSEVTEEGVLAVEGSLSTAVKTENEEWTQPEPNTPCLDSEDSSGSGKESKEVKDEDGGSDGDPDEEVEMKEECGEGEGPYLSEVEPAASESEDGYGPSSQRYTTADSLASSPASSQFSICGEDQEAVQAQKIWKKAIMLVWRAAANHRYASVFLQSVSDDIAPGYHSIVHRPMDLSAIKKSIEAGQIRTTAEFQRDIMLMFQNAVMYNSSDHDVFHMALEMQRDVLEHVQQFLATQLIMQTSESSISTKSLRGREGGRKPGEPVEKDSVPMASPAFLLSLFDGGTRGRRCAIEADMKMKK, encoded by the exons AACACAAGATGCTGTCCGTTGGCCCGACGGAACCGTGGTCATTGAGGGAGAAACTATGCCTAGCCTCCTCTGTTATGAGGAGCGGAGACCAAAActg GGTGTCTGTCAGCAGAGCCATCAAGCCTTTCTCAGAGCAAGGCCGCCCTCCAGACTGGTTTTCTCAGAAG CACTGTGCGTCTCAGTATTCTGAGCTGCTGGAGACCACAGAGGCTCCAAA GCGTAAGCGTGGGGAAAAGGGTGAGGTGGTGGAGACCATCGAGGATGTGATCGTTCGAAGACTTACTGCCGAGAGGATAGAGGAGCTGAAGAAActactgagagacacacaggacaaatacag GAAGCTGAAGAAGGAGGTGGATCTGATCCAGACCGGACATCTGGACTCCCGGCTGGAGGAGCTGTGGACAGACGTATCACA GAAAAAGAAGCAGGATGAGGATGAGGCAGATCTTAAGAGGAAGACCATAGATACAGCCTATCAGG CTCGCCAAGCGGTTAAGAACACGCCCAAGCGGGTGCCCAGTGTCACTGTACGCTCCCCTCTGGGTGCCAGTCCCACGAGCATGGAGGCACAGACAGATACCCCCACACCCCCAACAGACACAGCCATGCCCCAGGCAGAGGAGACCTCTGGCACCACTGTG GCCCAGGGGGTGGCTGTGTTTCTACCATCATCGGATGCTCCAATGGCGCTGCCTAAGGAGGGAAGTCTTGGGTCTCTGGTAGAAGACTCCCCACAGAAGAGGCTCCTTAGTCAGAAGTCCACGccgcctccctcccctctcctctcagagctGCTGAAGAAAGGAAGCCTGATCTCTGCTAGCCCCAGACTG GTGGTGGAGGGGGATGTTGCTGCTGCAGGACTGGCTAATGGAGGAGTTCCCACTACAACCCTTGCTATCCCAGCAGGCTTTGAGGTCGCCAGCTCAG TCGGAGAGGCGGTGGTGAAGGCAGAGCTGGGTGAAGAGGTGGAGCTAGTGAAGGAGGTGGGGCTAGTGGAGGAGGACCTGGTAGCTGTTTCCTACATGGGGGATGAGCTGGACCTGGAGACAGTCGGAGACATCATCGCCATCATAGAGGAGAAG GTCGATGACTCTGTGGAGGCTCTAGATGctgcagcagtggaggctgctctctctctctgtgaggaggCTGTTTCTGCCGGCCACTCCCTCTCAGGCCCCTGGGAGGCCCATGACTTGAAGTCCTCAGAGCCTGGGCCCACGGTTCAGTCTGACCCCACACAGGGGCTTCAGGGTGGGGCGGGAGCTAACCCTGGGGGcctggagccagagacagagcgTGGAAGGGAGGAAGCCAAGGAGGGATTAGAAACAGTGGGGACAGACGTTGCTCCTTCTGTTGCCGCTGACGACGGCCTGGCAGGAAGTGAGGTCACAGAGGAGGGAGTTCTCGCGGTGGAAGGAAGCCTGAGCACAGCTGTGAAGACTGAGAATGAGGAGTGGACCCAGCCAGAACCAAACACACCCTGCCTAGACTCAGAAGACAGCTCTGGATCAGGGAAAGAGTCCAAG GAAGTGAAGGATGAGGATGGAGGGAGTGACGGGGATCCTGATGAAGAGGTGGAGATgaaagaggagtgtggagagggggaggggcccTACCTATCAGAAGTAGAACCGGCAGCCAGTGAGAGCGAGGACGGCTATGGCCCCTCCTCCCAACGCTACACCACAGCTGATTCACTAGCCAGCAGCCCCGCCTCTTCTCAGTT CTCGATATGTGGGGAGGATCAGGAGGCAGTTCAGGCTCAGAAGATCTGGAAGAAAGCCATCATGCTGGTGTGGAGAGCAGCAGCCAATCACAG GTACGCCAGTGTGTTCCTCCAGTCTGTGTCTGATGACATCGCCCCTGGTTACCACAGCATTGTACACAG accCATGGATCTGTCGGCCATCAAGAAGAGTATCGAGGCAGGTCAGATCCGTACGACAGCGGAGTTCCAGCGTGACATCATGCTGATGTTCCAGAACGCGGTGATGTACAACAGCTCTGACCACGATGTGTTCCACATGGCCCTGGAGATGCAGAGGGACGTTCTAGAACACGTGCAGCAGTTTCTGGCCACTCAGCTCATCATGCAGACCTCAGAGTCCTCCATCTCCACCAAGAGCCTCAGAGGCCGCGAGGGGGGCCGCAAGCCAGGGGAGCCAGTGGAGAAG
- the LOC106604406 gene encoding bromodomain-containing protein 8 isoform X1, translated as MRVWSNIGCIQGSANRSHNNRMQRSTRLKKEQTTNYPRALWKGEHKMLSVGPTEPWSLREKLCLASSVMRSGDQNWVSVSRAIKPFSEQGRPPDWFSQKHCASQYSELLETTEAPKRKRGEKGEVVETIEDVIVRRLTAERIEELKKLLRDTQDKYRKLKKEVDLIQTGHLDSRLEELWTDVSQKKKQDEDEADLKRKTIDTAYQARQAVKNTPKRVPSVTVRSPLGASPTSMEAQTDTPTPPTDTAMPQAEETSGTTVAQGVAVFLPSSDAPMALPKEGSLGSLVEDSPQKRLLSQKSTPPPSPLLSELLKKGSLISASPRLVVEGDVAAAGLANGGVPTTTLAIPAGFEVASSVGEAVVKAELGEEVELVKEVGLVEEDLVAVSYMGDELDLETVGDIIAIIEEKVDDSVEALDAAAVEAALSLCEEAVSAGHSLSGPWEAHDLKSSEPGPTVQSDPTQGLQGGAGANPGGLEPETERGREEAKEGLETVGTDVAPSVAADDGLAGSEVTEEGVLAVEGSLSTAVKTENEEWTQPEPNTPCLDSEDSSGSGKESKEVKDEDGGSDGDPDEEVEMKEECGEGEGPYLSEVEPAASESEDGYGPSSQRYTTADSLASSPASSQFSICGEDQEAVQAQKIWKKAIMLVWRAAANHRYASVFLQSVSDDIAPGYHSIVHRPMDLSAIKKSIEAGQIRTTAEFQRDIMLMFQNAVMYNSSDHDVFHMALEMQRDVLEHVQQFLATQLIMQTSESSISTKSLRGREGGRKPGEPVEKDSVPMASPAFLLSLFDGGTRGRRCAIEADMKMKK; from the exons AACACAAGATGCTGTCCGTTGGCCCGACGGAACCGTGGTCATTGAGGGAGAAACTATGCCTAGCCTCCTCTGTTATGAGGAGCGGAGACCAAAActg GGTGTCTGTCAGCAGAGCCATCAAGCCTTTCTCAGAGCAAGGCCGCCCTCCAGACTGGTTTTCTCAGAAG CACTGTGCGTCTCAGTATTCTGAGCTGCTGGAGACCACAGAGGCTCCAAA GCGTAAGCGTGGGGAAAAGGGTGAGGTGGTGGAGACCATCGAGGATGTGATCGTTCGAAGACTTACTGCCGAGAGGATAGAGGAGCTGAAGAAActactgagagacacacaggacaaatacag GAAGCTGAAGAAGGAGGTGGATCTGATCCAGACCGGACATCTGGACTCCCGGCTGGAGGAGCTGTGGACAGACGTATCACA GAAAAAGAAGCAGGATGAGGATGAGGCAGATCTTAAGAGGAAGACCATAGATACAGCCTATCAGG CTCGCCAAGCGGTTAAGAACACGCCCAAGCGGGTGCCCAGTGTCACTGTACGCTCCCCTCTGGGTGCCAGTCCCACGAGCATGGAGGCACAGACAGATACCCCCACACCCCCAACAGACACAGCCATGCCCCAGGCAGAGGAGACCTCTGGCACCACTGTG GCCCAGGGGGTGGCTGTGTTTCTACCATCATCGGATGCTCCAATGGCGCTGCCTAAGGAGGGAAGTCTTGGGTCTCTGGTAGAAGACTCCCCACAGAAGAGGCTCCTTAGTCAGAAGTCCACGccgcctccctcccctctcctctcagagctGCTGAAGAAAGGAAGCCTGATCTCTGCTAGCCCCAGACTG GTGGTGGAGGGGGATGTTGCTGCTGCAGGACTGGCTAATGGAGGAGTTCCCACTACAACCCTTGCTATCCCAGCAGGCTTTGAGGTCGCCAGCTCAG TCGGAGAGGCGGTGGTGAAGGCAGAGCTGGGTGAAGAGGTGGAGCTAGTGAAGGAGGTGGGGCTAGTGGAGGAGGACCTGGTAGCTGTTTCCTACATGGGGGATGAGCTGGACCTGGAGACAGTCGGAGACATCATCGCCATCATAGAGGAGAAG GTCGATGACTCTGTGGAGGCTCTAGATGctgcagcagtggaggctgctctctctctctgtgaggaggCTGTTTCTGCCGGCCACTCCCTCTCAGGCCCCTGGGAGGCCCATGACTTGAAGTCCTCAGAGCCTGGGCCCACGGTTCAGTCTGACCCCACACAGGGGCTTCAGGGTGGGGCGGGAGCTAACCCTGGGGGcctggagccagagacagagcgTGGAAGGGAGGAAGCCAAGGAGGGATTAGAAACAGTGGGGACAGACGTTGCTCCTTCTGTTGCCGCTGACGACGGCCTGGCAGGAAGTGAGGTCACAGAGGAGGGAGTTCTCGCGGTGGAAGGAAGCCTGAGCACAGCTGTGAAGACTGAGAATGAGGAGTGGACCCAGCCAGAACCAAACACACCCTGCCTAGACTCAGAAGACAGCTCTGGATCAGGGAAAGAGTCCAAG GAAGTGAAGGATGAGGATGGAGGGAGTGACGGGGATCCTGATGAAGAGGTGGAGATgaaagaggagtgtggagagggggaggggcccTACCTATCAGAAGTAGAACCGGCAGCCAGTGAGAGCGAGGACGGCTATGGCCCCTCCTCCCAACGCTACACCACAGCTGATTCACTAGCCAGCAGCCCCGCCTCTTCTCAGTT CTCGATATGTGGGGAGGATCAGGAGGCAGTTCAGGCTCAGAAGATCTGGAAGAAAGCCATCATGCTGGTGTGGAGAGCAGCAGCCAATCACAG GTACGCCAGTGTGTTCCTCCAGTCTGTGTCTGATGACATCGCCCCTGGTTACCACAGCATTGTACACAG accCATGGATCTGTCGGCCATCAAGAAGAGTATCGAGGCAGGTCAGATCCGTACGACAGCGGAGTTCCAGCGTGACATCATGCTGATGTTCCAGAACGCGGTGATGTACAACAGCTCTGACCACGATGTGTTCCACATGGCCCTGGAGATGCAGAGGGACGTTCTAGAACACGTGCAGCAGTTTCTGGCCACTCAGCTCATCATGCAGACCTCAGAGTCCTCCATCTCCACCAAGAGCCTCAGAGGCCGCGAGGGGGGCCGCAAGCCAGGGGAGCCAGTGGAGAAG
- the LOC106604406 gene encoding bromodomain-containing protein 8 isoform X2: MRVWSNIGCIQGSANRSHNNRMQRSTRLKKEQTTNYPRALWKGEHKMLSVGPTEPWSLREKLCLASSVMRSGDQNWVSVSRAIKPFSEQGRPPDWFSQKHCASQYSELLETTEAPKRKRGEKGEVVETIEDVIVRRLTAERIEELKKLLRDTQDKYRKLKKEVDLIQTGHLDSRLEELWTDVSQKKKQDEDEADLKRKTIDTAYQARQAVKNTPKRVPSVTVRSPLGASPTSMEAQTDTPTPPTDTAMPQAEETSGTTVAQGVAVFLPSSDAPMALPKEGSLGSLVEDSPQKRLLSQKSTPPPSPLLSELLKKGSLISASPRLVVEGDVAAAGLANGGVPTTTLAIPAGFEVASSVGEAVVKAELGEEVELVKEVGLVEEDLVAVSYMGDELDLETVGDIIAIIEEKVDDSVEALDAAAVEAALSLCEEAVSAGHSLSGPWEAHDLKSSEPGPTVQSDPTQGLQGGAGANPGGLEPETERGREEAKEGLETVGTDVAPSVAADDGLAGSEVTEEGVLAVEGSLSTAVKTENEEWTQPEPNTPCLDSEDSSGSGKESKEVKDEDGGSDGDPDEEVEMKEECGEGEGPYLSEVEPAASESEDGYGPSSQRYTTADSLASSPASSQFSICGEDQEAVQAQKIWKKAIMLVWRAAANHRYASVFLQSVSDDIAPGYHSIVHRPMDLSAIKKSIEAGQIRTTAEFQRDIMLMFQNAVMYNSSDHDVFHMALEMQRDVLEHVQQFLATQLIMQTSESSISTKSLRGREGGRKPGEPVEKDGGTRGRRCAIEADMKMKK, from the exons AACACAAGATGCTGTCCGTTGGCCCGACGGAACCGTGGTCATTGAGGGAGAAACTATGCCTAGCCTCCTCTGTTATGAGGAGCGGAGACCAAAActg GGTGTCTGTCAGCAGAGCCATCAAGCCTTTCTCAGAGCAAGGCCGCCCTCCAGACTGGTTTTCTCAGAAG CACTGTGCGTCTCAGTATTCTGAGCTGCTGGAGACCACAGAGGCTCCAAA GCGTAAGCGTGGGGAAAAGGGTGAGGTGGTGGAGACCATCGAGGATGTGATCGTTCGAAGACTTACTGCCGAGAGGATAGAGGAGCTGAAGAAActactgagagacacacaggacaaatacag GAAGCTGAAGAAGGAGGTGGATCTGATCCAGACCGGACATCTGGACTCCCGGCTGGAGGAGCTGTGGACAGACGTATCACA GAAAAAGAAGCAGGATGAGGATGAGGCAGATCTTAAGAGGAAGACCATAGATACAGCCTATCAGG CTCGCCAAGCGGTTAAGAACACGCCCAAGCGGGTGCCCAGTGTCACTGTACGCTCCCCTCTGGGTGCCAGTCCCACGAGCATGGAGGCACAGACAGATACCCCCACACCCCCAACAGACACAGCCATGCCCCAGGCAGAGGAGACCTCTGGCACCACTGTG GCCCAGGGGGTGGCTGTGTTTCTACCATCATCGGATGCTCCAATGGCGCTGCCTAAGGAGGGAAGTCTTGGGTCTCTGGTAGAAGACTCCCCACAGAAGAGGCTCCTTAGTCAGAAGTCCACGccgcctccctcccctctcctctcagagctGCTGAAGAAAGGAAGCCTGATCTCTGCTAGCCCCAGACTG GTGGTGGAGGGGGATGTTGCTGCTGCAGGACTGGCTAATGGAGGAGTTCCCACTACAACCCTTGCTATCCCAGCAGGCTTTGAGGTCGCCAGCTCAG TCGGAGAGGCGGTGGTGAAGGCAGAGCTGGGTGAAGAGGTGGAGCTAGTGAAGGAGGTGGGGCTAGTGGAGGAGGACCTGGTAGCTGTTTCCTACATGGGGGATGAGCTGGACCTGGAGACAGTCGGAGACATCATCGCCATCATAGAGGAGAAG GTCGATGACTCTGTGGAGGCTCTAGATGctgcagcagtggaggctgctctctctctctgtgaggaggCTGTTTCTGCCGGCCACTCCCTCTCAGGCCCCTGGGAGGCCCATGACTTGAAGTCCTCAGAGCCTGGGCCCACGGTTCAGTCTGACCCCACACAGGGGCTTCAGGGTGGGGCGGGAGCTAACCCTGGGGGcctggagccagagacagagcgTGGAAGGGAGGAAGCCAAGGAGGGATTAGAAACAGTGGGGACAGACGTTGCTCCTTCTGTTGCCGCTGACGACGGCCTGGCAGGAAGTGAGGTCACAGAGGAGGGAGTTCTCGCGGTGGAAGGAAGCCTGAGCACAGCTGTGAAGACTGAGAATGAGGAGTGGACCCAGCCAGAACCAAACACACCCTGCCTAGACTCAGAAGACAGCTCTGGATCAGGGAAAGAGTCCAAG GAAGTGAAGGATGAGGATGGAGGGAGTGACGGGGATCCTGATGAAGAGGTGGAGATgaaagaggagtgtggagagggggaggggcccTACCTATCAGAAGTAGAACCGGCAGCCAGTGAGAGCGAGGACGGCTATGGCCCCTCCTCCCAACGCTACACCACAGCTGATTCACTAGCCAGCAGCCCCGCCTCTTCTCAGTT CTCGATATGTGGGGAGGATCAGGAGGCAGTTCAGGCTCAGAAGATCTGGAAGAAAGCCATCATGCTGGTGTGGAGAGCAGCAGCCAATCACAG GTACGCCAGTGTGTTCCTCCAGTCTGTGTCTGATGACATCGCCCCTGGTTACCACAGCATTGTACACAG accCATGGATCTGTCGGCCATCAAGAAGAGTATCGAGGCAGGTCAGATCCGTACGACAGCGGAGTTCCAGCGTGACATCATGCTGATGTTCCAGAACGCGGTGATGTACAACAGCTCTGACCACGATGTGTTCCACATGGCCCTGGAGATGCAGAGGGACGTTCTAGAACACGTGCAGCAGTTTCTGGCCACTCAGCTCATCATGCAGACCTCAGAGTCCTCCATCTCCACCAAGAGCCTCAGAGGCCGCGAGGGGGGCCGCAAGCCAGGGGAGCCAGTGGAGAAG
- the LOC106604406 gene encoding bromodomain-containing protein 8 isoform X4 yields MLSVGPTEPWSLREKLCLASSVMRSGDQNWVSVSRAIKPFSEQGRPPDWFSQKHCASQYSELLETTEAPKRKRGEKGEVVETIEDVIVRRLTAERIEELKKLLRDTQDKYRKLKKEVDLIQTGHLDSRLEELWTDVSQKKKQDEDEADLKRKTIDTAYQARQAVKNTPKRVPSVTVRSPLGASPTSMEAQTDTPTPPTDTAMPQAEETSGTTVAQGVAVFLPSSDAPMALPKEGSLGSLVEDSPQKRLLSQKSTPPPSPLLSELLKKGSLISASPRLVVEGDVAAAGLANGGVPTTTLAIPAGFEVASSVGEAVVKAELGEEVELVKEVGLVEEDLVAVSYMGDELDLETVGDIIAIIEEKVDDSVEALDAAAVEAALSLCEEAVSAGHSLSGPWEAHDLKSSEPGPTVQSDPTQGLQGGAGANPGGLEPETERGREEAKEGLETVGTDVAPSVAADDGLAGSEVTEEGVLAVEGSLSTAVKTENEEWTQPEPNTPCLDSEDSSGSGKESKEVKDEDGGSDGDPDEEVEMKEECGEGEGPYLSEVEPAASESEDGYGPSSQRYTTADSLASSPASSQFSICGEDQEAVQAQKIWKKAIMLVWRAAANHRYASVFLQSVSDDIAPGYHSIVHRPMDLSAIKKSIEAGQIRTTAEFQRDIMLMFQNAVMYNSSDHDVFHMALEMQRDVLEHVQQFLATQLIMQTSESSISTKSLRGREGGRKPGEPVEKDSVPMASPAFLLSLFDGGTRGRRCAIEADMKMKK; encoded by the exons ATGCTGTCCGTTGGCCCGACGGAACCGTGGTCATTGAGGGAGAAACTATGCCTAGCCTCCTCTGTTATGAGGAGCGGAGACCAAAActg GGTGTCTGTCAGCAGAGCCATCAAGCCTTTCTCAGAGCAAGGCCGCCCTCCAGACTGGTTTTCTCAGAAG CACTGTGCGTCTCAGTATTCTGAGCTGCTGGAGACCACAGAGGCTCCAAA GCGTAAGCGTGGGGAAAAGGGTGAGGTGGTGGAGACCATCGAGGATGTGATCGTTCGAAGACTTACTGCCGAGAGGATAGAGGAGCTGAAGAAActactgagagacacacaggacaaatacag GAAGCTGAAGAAGGAGGTGGATCTGATCCAGACCGGACATCTGGACTCCCGGCTGGAGGAGCTGTGGACAGACGTATCACA GAAAAAGAAGCAGGATGAGGATGAGGCAGATCTTAAGAGGAAGACCATAGATACAGCCTATCAGG CTCGCCAAGCGGTTAAGAACACGCCCAAGCGGGTGCCCAGTGTCACTGTACGCTCCCCTCTGGGTGCCAGTCCCACGAGCATGGAGGCACAGACAGATACCCCCACACCCCCAACAGACACAGCCATGCCCCAGGCAGAGGAGACCTCTGGCACCACTGTG GCCCAGGGGGTGGCTGTGTTTCTACCATCATCGGATGCTCCAATGGCGCTGCCTAAGGAGGGAAGTCTTGGGTCTCTGGTAGAAGACTCCCCACAGAAGAGGCTCCTTAGTCAGAAGTCCACGccgcctccctcccctctcctctcagagctGCTGAAGAAAGGAAGCCTGATCTCTGCTAGCCCCAGACTG GTGGTGGAGGGGGATGTTGCTGCTGCAGGACTGGCTAATGGAGGAGTTCCCACTACAACCCTTGCTATCCCAGCAGGCTTTGAGGTCGCCAGCTCAG TCGGAGAGGCGGTGGTGAAGGCAGAGCTGGGTGAAGAGGTGGAGCTAGTGAAGGAGGTGGGGCTAGTGGAGGAGGACCTGGTAGCTGTTTCCTACATGGGGGATGAGCTGGACCTGGAGACAGTCGGAGACATCATCGCCATCATAGAGGAGAAG GTCGATGACTCTGTGGAGGCTCTAGATGctgcagcagtggaggctgctctctctctctgtgaggaggCTGTTTCTGCCGGCCACTCCCTCTCAGGCCCCTGGGAGGCCCATGACTTGAAGTCCTCAGAGCCTGGGCCCACGGTTCAGTCTGACCCCACACAGGGGCTTCAGGGTGGGGCGGGAGCTAACCCTGGGGGcctggagccagagacagagcgTGGAAGGGAGGAAGCCAAGGAGGGATTAGAAACAGTGGGGACAGACGTTGCTCCTTCTGTTGCCGCTGACGACGGCCTGGCAGGAAGTGAGGTCACAGAGGAGGGAGTTCTCGCGGTGGAAGGAAGCCTGAGCACAGCTGTGAAGACTGAGAATGAGGAGTGGACCCAGCCAGAACCAAACACACCCTGCCTAGACTCAGAAGACAGCTCTGGATCAGGGAAAGAGTCCAAG GAAGTGAAGGATGAGGATGGAGGGAGTGACGGGGATCCTGATGAAGAGGTGGAGATgaaagaggagtgtggagagggggaggggcccTACCTATCAGAAGTAGAACCGGCAGCCAGTGAGAGCGAGGACGGCTATGGCCCCTCCTCCCAACGCTACACCACAGCTGATTCACTAGCCAGCAGCCCCGCCTCTTCTCAGTT CTCGATATGTGGGGAGGATCAGGAGGCAGTTCAGGCTCAGAAGATCTGGAAGAAAGCCATCATGCTGGTGTGGAGAGCAGCAGCCAATCACAG GTACGCCAGTGTGTTCCTCCAGTCTGTGTCTGATGACATCGCCCCTGGTTACCACAGCATTGTACACAG accCATGGATCTGTCGGCCATCAAGAAGAGTATCGAGGCAGGTCAGATCCGTACGACAGCGGAGTTCCAGCGTGACATCATGCTGATGTTCCAGAACGCGGTGATGTACAACAGCTCTGACCACGATGTGTTCCACATGGCCCTGGAGATGCAGAGGGACGTTCTAGAACACGTGCAGCAGTTTCTGGCCACTCAGCTCATCATGCAGACCTCAGAGTCCTCCATCTCCACCAAGAGCCTCAGAGGCCGCGAGGGGGGCCGCAAGCCAGGGGAGCCAGTGGAGAAG